The window GAATGATCATTTTAAATGAAAATCATAAATAATAAAGTGACATAAAATTAAGGACCTGTTGAAGGCATTATTTTTCAACAGGTCCTATGCTTAGCACAATCTAATGGTGGATATTATAAAAAATGTTTGATTCAGATCAATCTATAAGCAAACATGCCGGGTACTTTTCCACATGAATCCCTTCCGCCCGGAATCCAATCCACATCATCCCTTCTTTTCCAACCCTTCCAGAACCTCCAACACCTCCCCAAGGCTATGAATGGAATAATCCGCAAGGCTCCGGTCAAAACGGAACCGTTCATCAACAAGAGAAGCCACAGTCATTCCCGCCCCATGTCCAGCCATGATTCCATAGGTGGAATCCTCTACCACCAGGCATTCCTCCGGCGCACAATGGAGGGCTTCAGCCGTGTGGAGATAAATTTCCGGATTAGGTTTGCTTTCCTTAAATTCCTCGCCGCTTATAATATAATCAAAGTCACCCTTCAGCCCGCAGGTCGTTAGAACCTCTTCAATCCCTGCCCTGCTGGTAGAAGATGCGAGAGCCACCAGATAACCTCTGCGGTGAATCTCTTTTAAAAGCTCCGGTACTTCCTTACGCAGGATAGCAAAATAATCCGGGCGGCAATCGGCCCAGATTCCGGCATACATTTCCTGAAATTCCAGGGAATCCGTATCCTTTCCGATCACCTCGCCTAAAATCTCCATGGTCCTTTTCGTAGTGGCTCCCACAACGGTAAACAGTGCATCCCTGCTGATATCAGGGTACTTCAGCTTCAGCTTCTCATGCATGTGGTCTAAGTACACGATTTCACTGTCAATCAAAACTCCATCCATATCAAATATCACTGCTTTTATCATTGGTCAAATTCCTTCCTCATATTCTTCCTCAGACGTTTCTACCGGTTCATACCGGTATTTTCCGATCTGCGTTTTTCCGACTTCAATGAGTTCATCGGCCAGGGTGTCTCCTTCCGGTATCTGCCCCGTCATACAGCGCATGGCCAGTTCCACTGCCATACCCAGGTTTATTCCGTAAAGAACCTTGATCCGTTCATCTCCAAAGCTTAAAAGCACTGCATTTTTAAATGGGGAGCCGCCAAGGATATCGCATAGCACAAGGATTTGTTCACAGTCCCTGAAACGTTCAAAGGCTGCCTTTAAATTTTCCTTCAGCTGTTCCTCACTGTGCTCTCCCTTAAAATCTATTGGAATTAAAAAATCCTGATGACCTGTGAGAAGTTCCAGTGCGCTTGAAATGCCGTATGCAAATGATCCATGGCCTGTAATAATGATTCCAGTCATAATCTCCTCTTTCCCACCCGCGCTTTTGGGCATATGAGTATGCCTCCGGGGCGTTCATTCATTTTTATTCTCTGTAAACCACAAAGTCAAATCGGTGTGTGTTGCCGGGATAAGTTTCTATGCTGTAGTCAATGGGACGGTCATACTGGTCGTAAGCGGTGCTTTCCAGCATGTGCACCGGGGAGCCTTTTTCAATGTGAAATAAGCGTGCCTGTGCGGGATCGATGATTTCCGCCCGGATGGACCGCACCGCCCTGGCCGGATAGATACCGTATACATCCTTCATAATATGATACAGGGATTCTGTCCCATAATCATGATTTTCAATTCCCGGAAACAGATCCAAGGGAACGAAATTTTCAATATAGGTAAAAGGGCGTTTGTCCGCATAGCGCATCCGTTCCAGATGAAGACAGTGCTGCTGGGGTTCCAAACGGAGTTTTTCGTAAATCTGAGCATGATAAGGGGCGACTTCCTTCTTTTTTAAATCGGTTCCGGCTTTCATGCCGATCATGGCCAGCTCCTCATTGTAGCTGACAAGCTGCATCAAAAATACTCCCCGGTCCGTATTGGACTTCACAAAGCTTCCGGAGCCCCGCTTCCTCTCCAGCAGTCCAAGCTTGTCCAGCTCTCCGTAAGCCTGCCGGACCACAGGCCGGGAAATGGCGAATTTGAGGCATATTTCCTCTTCTGTGGGCAGTTTTTGCCCCGGAGTCAGAGTTCCGTTCCGGATAGCCTTGATCAGACAGGCCTTTAGCTGTTCGTACAATGGAACCGGACTATATTTATCAATTTGTATAAATTCAAACTTCATGTATACACCTCCATAACAGGGAGATCCCGTCTGTACAGTATACCATTGGGGAATTTTCCCTGCAACGTTATTTTGACGGATATCGCGATTGATGTCCGCGGTGCTTAAAACGGCGTCAGAGGCCGCCTTTTAACATGCAGTTTTCTGCCACGTAGCGGGCGCCGTTTTCCAGGGCCTTTTTTAAGGACTGTTCCGTCATCTGGCAGCCCTTTTTCCAGCCCTGGCCTGCGAGGCTTAAGAGAAAGGCGGTCAGGAAGGCATCCCCGGCTCCTATCCAGATGTGATAAGGCTCCCTGCAATTTCACACGCACAAGGGCCATACAGGAGATAGGTAAATTCTTCCAGATCTTCCTGTACGGCCCCCGGCAGAATTCGATAGGATTCCTTCCGTGAGTTACATGATTTTAAAGAAAGACAATACGACTGATACAAGGATAATGAAAATAATCAGCATCAGCGTATTAACATGTTTTTTCTTAAACAGCCAGTAAAGAGCGAATACAAACCCAAGTGGCAGTATGTTCGGCATGATGGAATCAAATATCGCCTGTATGGAAACACCGCCGGGAGCTACCAGCGTTTCTGCAAAATGCAGGGATACGTAACTTGGGATCAGACCGCCTACCACCATCATGCCCAGGATGCCCGCTGCCTTTGTGATGGCGCTGGCATTGGAGCTGATTAAGTCAACGGCTCCCACACCCATGTTATATCCCATGCGGCCGAACCACAGTCTTGATATGGCTCCTATAAACCAGATGGCAATATAAAGGATGGGACCAAGTACCGAACCGCCGCTGGCAAGGGAACAGCAGATCGCCGCTGATATGGGGAGCAGGGTAAACCAGAAGATCGCGTCTCCCAATCCTGCCAGAGGACCGAACAAGCCGGTTTTAATATTCTTGATCAGTGCTCTGTCCTGTCCGTTCTCTTCCAGGGAAAGGACAAGTCCCTGAAGGAAGGTGGCCATATGTGGCTCAGTGTTAATAAAGTCCATGTTGTTTTTCATGGCATCCGCGATTTCTTCCTTCTGGCTGCCGTAAATCTTCTTTAATCCGGGAAGCAAACCAAGGCAGAAGCCTGGGGCCTGCATGCGCTCAAAGCTGAAGCAGGACTGTTCCAATATGGAAAGCAGGCTCATCCGGTTGATATCTTTTTTTGTCAATTTATCTCTAGATACCGTCATCGTCAGCACCTCCTACAGTTACGGCGTTCTTTTTGATGTTTTCATCATTGAGATAGCCAATGAATGCTACGGCGATTCCTGCGATAGCTACCGGAAGGATATTGCCAAGCTGTAAGAATGTCATCATTAAAAAGCCAATAAAAAGATAAGCCACGTTCTGCTTTTTAAGCATGACAACAAGCAACAGGGTAAGACCGACTGCAGGGAGCAGGCCGCCGGATATTTCAAAGCCGTGGATCAGCCATTCCGGGAACATGTTTACAAATCCTGAGATCTGGTTCTGCAATGCAAAAGCGGAAAGGAATGTGATCAGGGCATAGATGCCTGCCTTAATTACAATTCCAAGAATAACGATCTGTGTAAATTTCTTTGTGTCTGCGTTCTCACATGCACGGTCAAGGGGACGTAAAAAGCCTGCGAAAGTGGTATTGCAGACAATTCCGACCCATTGTGCCAGCAATGCAAAGGGCAGCGAGAGTCCCAGAGCTGTTTCCGCGCTCTGGCCGGTAGTGAATGCGATGACCGTTGTCATCATGCCTGCCATAAGCGGATCAGGGGGGACCGTGCCGCCTACGGTAAGCAGACCAAGATAAGAAAGCTCTGCAACGGCACCGGCGGCTAAGCCGACCTGCACATCGCCCAGGATGATTCCGGCGAAGAAGGCGACAACAATGGGACGGAACCAGAAAAAGGCTTCCCAGCAGGCATCACAGGCACAGATAAAAGCCAGTAAAGCCAGCAAAATCCCCTGGATTAAAGTGATTTGCATATTAAACCCTCCTTTTATTATTGAACCGCAGGTGGTTCCTGCGGTTTTCATCATGATTGCCCATATTTTTCCTTCTCAATTTCCATGAACAAATGTGTTTACTTTACCTCAAAATCATGCTTTTTATCCCCGGGAGCGATCTGGATATACACATCAATCCCCTTTCCACGAATCATCCTCAAGTCCTCTAAGTCCTGTTCTCCCAGATACACATGAGGTTCATTTGACACCTTTTTTCCGGGAGCCACATGCATGTTGCCGATGCAGAGCTTATCAATGGGAACCCCGCCCTCGATTAAGACTCTGGCAGCCTGGGGATTTCGCACCACAATAAATATTTTCTGGCTTGGTGCTGCTTTATGAATGACTTCAATGGTTTTTTGAAGGGTGAAGAACCGGATCCCTACTCCGGTAGAATCCGCGGTCATTTTCATCAGAGATTGCTGGACCGGGTCACCTGCAGCTTCGTCGTCCGCCACAACGATCAGGTTACAGCCGATGGCTCCCACCCAGGAGCATCCCACCTGACCATGTACCAGCCTGTTGTCGATTCTTGTTAATAGAATGTTGGGCATATGTTTGTCACTCCTTTTTAAATTTTGTATCCCCTCTGGTATTTTGTGCTCTTTTTTATTTTTCCACTCCTTTTTATAAAAAAAGTATAAACAATGTATAAACAAATCATAGTCTCATGGGTAAAGTTTGTCAATATGTAATTACAAATATTTGTATGTTTTTAATACATTATTGACTATACTTAAGGATATGATATAATTATTGCACAAAACGCGTTTGGTCTCATTTTTACTAAATAAAAAAAGGAGCGGTAACAAAATGAATGAAACTATGAAAGAAACAATGATGACGTATGTGGAAGAGTCCCCTGAGGTAATACTTAAAAATGTGAAAAACCGGAAAGAGCTGACAGCCCCGCTGCTTGCAGAATATGAAAAAGGGGATTACGAAAGCATCTGGATCGTAGCTTCCGGCTCCTCCTATAATGGCTCCTACTGCGCCCGCCAGTTTATGAGAAAGTATTTAAAGTCGGAAGTAAAGATCGTATCTCCCTTTACCTTTCTTTGCAGCGAACACGATTTTAGTGACAAGGATTTTGTTTTTGTAGTATCTCAAAGCGGATACAGCACCAATTCCATTGATGCCTTAAAGATGATCCGTGAGCAGGGACGTGCTTCCATAGGAATTACGGGAAGTATCTCCAGTGATATGAAGGATTATGCGGATGTGCTGATCGATTATGGAGTGGGGGTGGAGACCGTAGGATATGTGACAAAGGGTGTGACCTCCTTTGCACTGTTTCTGATGCTGTTTACCCTTGAGGCTGCTGTAAGAAAAGGTTTGATGAAGGAGGAAGAAGCAGAGGCAGTATGCCGGGATATGGAAAAGGCGGCACAAATCCATGAGACAGTTCAAAAGGAAACCATGAAATTCTTCGAAGATCATTATAAAGAATTCACTTCCATGACAAACGCATATGTCTGCGGATGCGGCGCCAATTACGGCACGGCTTTAGAAGGAGCTTTAAAGCTGGGTGAAACCGTAAAAATCCCTTCCACTGCTTATGAATCGGAGGAATTCCTTCATGGACCCAATCTTCAGATGACCCCTGGTTATACGGTATTTCTCATTGACGGAGGAAACAGCAGCAGCCGGATCCAGACCATTTTTAAAGCATGCAGAGAGGTGACCGACAGGGCATTTTTAATAACCAATCAGCCTGGATGCACCGGAGAAGGGATCTTAAATCTTTCTTTTGAGCTTCCGGAATTATTGACCCCGCTGTGCTTTCTTCCGTTTTTCCAGATCCTTGCCTATCAGGCCACCACAGCCTTAAACAGATGGAAACAGCATCCTCTGTTAAAGAAGATGAAGGATACTGCCGCATGTAAGACGGAAAATTATGAGAATCAGGATGACGATGATTAAAGCTGTAAAGGAGGCGATTTATGGGGAAGATTCAGATCAGTCCAAAGGAGCTGGCCTCTTATTTTGACCACACCCAGCTGAGAGCCTGGGCCTCTCATGAGGATTTTGTAAAGCTTTGTAAGGAAAGCATGGAATATGGTTTTAAAATGGTAGCCATCAACCCGGCTCAGGTGGTCCGCTGCCGGAAGCTGCTAAAAGGCAGCCCTGTCCATGTGGGCGCTGCCATTGGGTTTCCTTTGGGCCAGACGACCATAGAAGATAAGGTAAATGAAACAAAGACCGCCATTTTAAACGGCTCCGATGAGATCGATTACGTGATCAATATTACGGAGCTTAAGGAAAGGAATTACGGTTTTATTGAAAAGGAAATGGCAGAGATCACAGAAGTGTGCAGAAAAAACAAAGTGATATCAAAGGTGATTTTTGAAAACTGCTATTTGACAGATCAGGAGAAAGAAGAATTGTGCAGGATCGCCCTGAATGTGCGCCCTGATTTCATCAAGACCTCCACCGGTTTTGGAACGGCCGGGGCTTCCTTTGAAGACGTGGCTCTGATGAAGCGCATGGTAGGGGATGAAATTAAGATTAAGGCGGCAGGAGGCGTAAGGACCTTAGATACTGCTTTAAAGATGATAGACCTTGGGGTCAGCCGGATCGGGTCTACTGCGGGTGTTTCCATTGTGGAAGAGCTTAAGATGGGTATGCAGGCTGGAACGCCCTGAAAAAATATTTTTGTTTCTAAATGTGGCAAGCTGTTAAGTGACCGTATGCATTCTGATGCAAAGAATCACTTAACAGCTTTTTTTCTCCATTTGTAAAATATTGGGAATCAGGCATTGCATTTGGTGCGGGAAAATATTATAATACGGAAATGCAAAATTTCATAGCCCACATACCAAGGAGGCACACATGATACATGTTAAGAACATAATAAAAATTTTTGCCGGGGATTTAAAGCGCATTGCACTTAATCCGGTTGCAATTATCATCTCGCTGGGACTTATGCTGATTCCGGCCTTATATGCATGGTTTAACATCGCTGCAAGCTGGGACCCTTATGCCAATACAAAAGGTCTTAAGGTTGCGGTTGTGAACCAGGATGAAGGGGCCTCCATTGACAATATATTTGACACGGATATTGATGATTCTTCTATTAATATCGGTGAAATGATCCTGGATGAGCTTAGAAAGAATGAACAGATCGGCTGGCAGTTTGTCAGCAGGGAAGAGGCCATCGATGGAGTGGAATCAGGGAAATATTATGCTGCTGTGGTCGTTCCGGAAGATTTCAGCCGGAAAATTTCCAGCGTTCTCACCTCTCACATTGAACGCCCGGTGCTTCAGTATTATGTAAATGAGAAGAAAAATGCCATTGCCACAAAGATCACCGGCAAAGGAGTGGAAAGCGTACAGCAGCAGATCAATGAGACATTTATCAATTCCACCTCAAAGGTGGTTGGAAAGCTCCTGAACAAATATTCAGACGACTGGAGCATTGATAAGGAAACAGACAGAAACGATGCGGTCAGCTCTCTTACAGAGGTAAAGGAAGATTTGAATCAGCTTGTGGATACCATCACCATGCTGCAGTCCACCCTTCGCACGGTGAACAGCTTAAATGACGGTATAAAGGGAACTCTTCCGGATGTGAGTAAAATGATCGGCTCAGGCGGAAAAACGGCTGAAAGCGCAAAAACCCTCATCGACTCCTCCAGAGGCTTTTCCGATACAATGACCGGAGGGCTTAAGGATACTCTGGATCAGATCATGCAGATAGAAGAATCAGTGTACGAATCCTTCCAGGTGATCGGCAGGCTTACGGATACCTCTGCAGACGGGGCTTTGGATGCATTGAAAGCCATGGAAAATCTGGTGGCAGGAAGCATCAGCCAGTGCAATAGCATAAACAGGATTTTAGGAGAGATTAACCAGAAGCTTCCCATTCCTTTAAAAGAGATAACGGCCCTTCAGCAGCAGCTGACAGATACCGTGAAACAGCAGCAGGATCTGGTCAAAAAGCTTCAGACCGCCCAGCAGACTGTAAAACAGACAAAAAGGCTGCCCGATACCATGAAAAAAGATATTGGAGATTCTCTTGATACGGTTTACAATTCCATATCAGATATTCTTGATTTTTATAACGGCAAGGTGGAGATTCCCTTAAAAGACAGCCTTGATAAGAGCTATGATGCTCTGGGAACCACTGCAGGAGCATTGGACAGTATCGGAAGCATGGTGGGAGAGATCGATACCACCCTGAACAGCGTGACTGCCTCCTCCCAGAGCCTGATCCAGGCTTTGGACAGCGCTGTCAGCCTGATGAACAGGAGCCAGAAACGGGTGGATGATATGATCGACGGTGTAAACAAGCTGGCAGATAACAAGCAGCTGAATAAGATCATGGACATTATGAAGAATGACCCGGAGCAGCTCAGTGACTTTCTGATGATGCCTGCGGATATGGTTACCAATAAGATTTATCCGGTAGAGAATTATGGTTCTGCCATGGCTCCCTTTTATACGGTCCTGGCCATTTGGGTGGGAGGGCTTATTTTAGTCGCACTGGTAAAATGCAGGGTGGAAGAGAGCAGGTCGCAGGGACTTAAGCTGTATGAGACTTATTTTGGAAGGTATCTTACCTTCATGCTGTTTGGAATTGCCCAGGCGCTGGTGGTGGCCCTGGGAGATTTGTATATGCTGAAGATCCAGTGCCTTTATCCAGGGAAATTTGTGCTGGCAGCCGTGATCGCAAGCATCATATTCACCAATATCATTTATTCCATGACGGTCTCCTTTGGAGATGTGGGAAAAGCGATTGTGGTGGTCTTTATGGTCATTCAGGTGGCAGGCTCCGGCGGCACCTTCCCCATACAGGTGACTCCCCGGTTTTTCCAGATTATCAATCCTCTGCTTCCCTTTACTCATCTCATCAATGCCATGAGGGAGTGCGTGGGAGGAATTTATGAGGGTGCCTATTGGAAAGACCTCCAAAACGTGCTGGTCTATATTCCCATATCATTGCTGATTGGGATCGTATTGCGGAAGAAGGTGTTAAAGCTGAATGAATTTTTTGAAGAAAAACTCAGCCAGACAGGAATTATGTAAGGCCGGACAGAAAAAAAGACCCCTGGGAATCAGAGGCTGGCTTGGGTGTATTGGTGCGGGGATCCTGCTTTTCCTTGTGTTTGGAGCTTTAGCATGGCGCTGCCTTCCTGAGTATTATGCCAGGTTCTATCTGACACGGTCGGTGCTGCAGACCAGAGGACGTCTTATGGGCTTATGGGGCAGGGATCCCAAGGGAGAAGGGGCTGACGAGGATTCTTTAAAGCTGGTGGCTGATGAAGTGGTATGGAATGGCCATTCGGTGCTGGTGCTTCCGGGAGGATTTGGAATCTCCTGGAAGGAGCAAAGGGATGAGGAAAATACCTTTGCCCAGGGAAGCCTTGACGTGTATTTTCTGGGGGCCATAAGGGATGGGGTCCATTATTGGGCTGACAGGGAAAATGCCGTGCTCACCGTTCCGGGGATTACCAGGACATCCGTAAGGACCAGCCAGGAAGCATTAAAAAAGGTTGTGGGATTTTCCATTGTCCCGGAAGAGAGGAAACAGCGAAAGGACCGGCTGGAAACCTTAAAAAAAGATACCATCCAAATGATGAACTGCAGCCGTATAGAATTTATGGGAAGGGATAAGAATGGCGTGACCATTAAGGCATTGGTCTCTTCCGATCTGTTTGATGCTTATATAAGCGAAATGGGAGAACTGCTGGAAGACGGCCCTGGTAAAGATATGAAGGAATGGGGCCGGATGCTGAAAGAGCGGAAAACCCAGGGAGAAGCACAGGAAATTTTATTTACCATTGATAAACAGTTACATATAACCCGGGTCCGGGTGGAGGGCCTGGCTGATATGAGCCTTTTACTGGAGTCTCATGAAGGGCTGTGGATGGAAGGAAAGATCACGCTTCATGAGCGGGAGCTAAGTGTGAGCACAAGGGTTTATTTCGGCAATGGCGAGGAAGGGAAGAGGTCTTTCCAGATACCGGAACTAAACATCACATATTATAATGGAAGATTCCGGCTTGGACTGGAGTTAAGCGGAGGTTATGAAGGCGGTAAAATTTCTTCTGAGGTATTGGAATACGGGAAACTGTCCGGTACCGGGGGAGAATCAGCCGGTGAGGGACTGCAGGAGGTCAAGGATGAGTTCCTTAGAAGAACCGGACAGCTGGGCCTTGACTTTTATAAGTAAATAAAAAAATCTATTGACAAATACAACTGTAACTTTTATAATAACAGTAAAGGTACTGAAACTTACAAAGTTACAGTTATCCTATAGGCAATGATTCAAAAAACGGGGATATTTAAGGCAATAATGATAAAACTATAAAAGAGGACCGCAGCTGGGGATCATTGCAGAGGATGAACTGTTCATGATATGACGCAGCGGCATTTCCTGGAAACAGGGGAATGCTGTGAATAATGAATAAATGGTGCTGTTTGTGAATACACAAAGAGCAGGTTAAGAAGGAGGAACATGATATGGCAGTATTAACATTGACACAGGAGAATTTTGAAACAGAAGTGGTAAAGAGCAGCGGCATTGCGCTGGTGGATTTCTGGGCGACCTGGTGCGGCCCATGTAAGATGTTTGCACCTGTAATCGACGAAATTGCAGAAGGAAATATTCCTGACGTAAAGGTTGGAAAGGTGGACGTAGACCAGCAGCCGGATCTGGCAGGGCAGTTTAGGGTTATGAGCATTCCTACTCTTGTGATTTTTAAGGATGGAAAGGCAGCAGCCACTTCTGTTGGAGTGAAATCCAAGAAAGAAGTATTGGAAATGATTGAGAAGTTAAGATAAAAAGGCAGGAGCAGACCACGGGTCATCCGGATAATCGGAAAGGCCGGTGGTCTTTTTTATTCATAAAATGCACTCCGCCGTGGCTGCATACTCCTTGTTCCAGATTTTTACTGCTTTCCGATGCAATCATTTTCGTATAATATAGATTACATAAGTAGTTGTTGACATTCCCCTATACAGGAAGGATTATACTAAGTTAATCAGTACAAGAAGACTCATAAATAAAACGGTAATGAACAATGAACACTTAGACAAAGCATATGCTTATGGGGGTTTCAATGGAAGAAAAAAAACTGTATTCAATTGGGGAAGTCAGTAAGATCTGCAACATATCTACAAAAGCCTTGAGATTTTATGATAAAATCGGGATCATATCCCCTGATATGATCTGCAAGGAAAACAGCTATCGGTATTATAACAAAGAGACGCTTCTGACTGTTCCGGTGGTAAAATACTACAAACAAATGGGATTTAAGCTGGAAGAGATGGAAGGGCTGGTGGAAGGCAATACTTATTATTATCTGGAACAGAATTTCCGCAATAAGATTGACCAGCTATGCCTTCAGGAGCAGCAGATCCATAACAGCTATATTGCGGTTAAGGACTGGTATGAGCTGATACAGGAAGCCAAGCTGGTGCTCCAAAATGATGTGAATGAAGTTTCCGTAAAGTATATACAGCCGGTGACCTACTGCGGTATGGAGCAGGACTTTGGCTACAATTACATGGAATCCATTATTAACATAGAGTGGACCAATCACTTAGAATCGGCTGA of the Lacrimispora indolis DSM 755 genome contains:
- a CDS encoding HAD family hydrolase — translated: MIKAVIFDMDGVLIDSEIVYLDHMHEKLKLKYPDISRDALFTVVGATTKRTMEILGEVIGKDTDSLEFQEMYAGIWADCRPDYFAILRKEVPELLKEIHRRGYLVALASSTSRAGIEEVLTTCGLKGDFDYIISGEEFKESKPNPEIYLHTAEALHCAPEECLVVEDSTYGIMAGHGAGMTVASLVDERFRFDRSLADYSIHSLGEVLEVLEGLEKKG
- a CDS encoding PTS sugar transporter subunit IIA; translated protein: MPKSAGGKEEIMTGIIITGHGSFAYGISSALELLTGHQDFLIPIDFKGEHSEEQLKENLKAAFERFRDCEQILVLCDILGGSPFKNAVLLSFGDERIKVLYGINLGMAVELAMRCMTGQIPEGDTLADELIEVGKTQIGKYRYEPVETSEEEYEEGI
- a CDS encoding GntR family transcriptional regulator, whose product is MKFEFIQIDKYSPVPLYEQLKACLIKAIRNGTLTPGQKLPTEEEICLKFAISRPVVRQAYGELDKLGLLERKRGSGSFVKSNTDRGVFLMQLVSYNEELAMIGMKAGTDLKKKEVAPYHAQIYEKLRLEPQQHCLHLERMRYADKRPFTYIENFVPLDLFPGIENHDYGTESLYHIMKDVYGIYPARAVRSIRAEIIDPAQARLFHIEKGSPVHMLESTAYDQYDRPIDYSIETYPGNTHRFDFVVYRE
- a CDS encoding PTS system mannose/fructose/sorbose family transporter subunit IID yields the protein MTVSRDKLTKKDINRMSLLSILEQSCFSFERMQAPGFCLGLLPGLKKIYGSQKEEIADAMKNNMDFINTEPHMATFLQGLVLSLEENGQDRALIKNIKTGLFGPLAGLGDAIFWFTLLPISAAICCSLASGGSVLGPILYIAIWFIGAISRLWFGRMGYNMGVGAVDLISSNASAITKAAGILGMMVVGGLIPSYVSLHFAETLVAPGGVSIQAIFDSIMPNILPLGFVFALYWLFKKKHVNTLMLIIFIILVSVVLSFFKIM
- a CDS encoding PTS sugar transporter subunit IIC, which produces MQITLIQGILLALLAFICACDACWEAFFWFRPIVVAFFAGIILGDVQVGLAAGAVAELSYLGLLTVGGTVPPDPLMAGMMTTVIAFTTGQSAETALGLSLPFALLAQWVGIVCNTTFAGFLRPLDRACENADTKKFTQIVILGIVIKAGIYALITFLSAFALQNQISGFVNMFPEWLIHGFEISGGLLPAVGLTLLLVVMLKKQNVAYLFIGFLMMTFLQLGNILPVAIAGIAVAFIGYLNDENIKKNAVTVGGADDDGI
- the agaB gene encoding PTS galactosamine transporter subunit IIB, giving the protein MPNILLTRIDNRLVHGQVGCSWVGAIGCNLIVVADDEAAGDPVQQSLMKMTADSTGVGIRFFTLQKTIEVIHKAAPSQKIFIVVRNPQAARVLIEGGVPIDKLCIGNMHVAPGKKVSNEPHVYLGEQDLEDLRMIRGKGIDVYIQIAPGDKKHDFEVK
- a CDS encoding SIS domain-containing protein, with the protein product MNETMKETMMTYVEESPEVILKNVKNRKELTAPLLAEYEKGDYESIWIVASGSSYNGSYCARQFMRKYLKSEVKIVSPFTFLCSEHDFSDKDFVFVVSQSGYSTNSIDALKMIREQGRASIGITGSISSDMKDYADVLIDYGVGVETVGYVTKGVTSFALFLMLFTLEAAVRKGLMKEEEAEAVCRDMEKAAQIHETVQKETMKFFEDHYKEFTSMTNAYVCGCGANYGTALEGALKLGETVKIPSTAYESEEFLHGPNLQMTPGYTVFLIDGGNSSSRIQTIFKACREVTDRAFLITNQPGCTGEGILNLSFELPELLTPLCFLPFFQILAYQATTALNRWKQHPLLKKMKDTAACKTENYENQDDDD
- the deoC gene encoding deoxyribose-phosphate aldolase, whose amino-acid sequence is MGKIQISPKELASYFDHTQLRAWASHEDFVKLCKESMEYGFKMVAINPAQVVRCRKLLKGSPVHVGAAIGFPLGQTTIEDKVNETKTAILNGSDEIDYVINITELKERNYGFIEKEMAEITEVCRKNKVISKVIFENCYLTDQEKEELCRIALNVRPDFIKTSTGFGTAGASFEDVALMKRMVGDEIKIKAAGGVRTLDTALKMIDLGVSRIGSTAGVSIVEELKMGMQAGTP
- a CDS encoding YhgE/Pip domain-containing protein; its protein translation is MIHVKNIIKIFAGDLKRIALNPVAIIISLGLMLIPALYAWFNIAASWDPYANTKGLKVAVVNQDEGASIDNIFDTDIDDSSINIGEMILDELRKNEQIGWQFVSREEAIDGVESGKYYAAVVVPEDFSRKISSVLTSHIERPVLQYYVNEKKNAIATKITGKGVESVQQQINETFINSTSKVVGKLLNKYSDDWSIDKETDRNDAVSSLTEVKEDLNQLVDTITMLQSTLRTVNSLNDGIKGTLPDVSKMIGSGGKTAESAKTLIDSSRGFSDTMTGGLKDTLDQIMQIEESVYESFQVIGRLTDTSADGALDALKAMENLVAGSISQCNSINRILGEINQKLPIPLKEITALQQQLTDTVKQQQDLVKKLQTAQQTVKQTKRLPDTMKKDIGDSLDTVYNSISDILDFYNGKVEIPLKDSLDKSYDALGTTAGALDSIGSMVGEIDTTLNSVTASSQSLIQALDSAVSLMNRSQKRVDDMIDGVNKLADNKQLNKIMDIMKNDPEQLSDFLMMPADMVTNKIYPVENYGSAMAPFYTVLAIWVGGLILVALVKCRVEESRSQGLKLYETYFGRYLTFMLFGIAQALVVALGDLYMLKIQCLYPGKFVLAAVIASIIFTNIIYSMTVSFGDVGKAIVVVFMVIQVAGSGGTFPIQVTPRFFQIINPLLPFTHLINAMRECVGGIYEGAYWKDLQNVLVYIPISLLIGIVLRKKVLKLNEFFEEKLSQTGIM
- the trxA gene encoding thioredoxin yields the protein MAVLTLTQENFETEVVKSSGIALVDFWATWCGPCKMFAPVIDEIAEGNIPDVKVGKVDVDQQPDLAGQFRVMSIPTLVIFKDGKAAATSVGVKSKKEVLEMIEKLR
- a CDS encoding MerR family transcriptional regulator, giving the protein MEEKKLYSIGEVSKICNISTKALRFYDKIGIISPDMICKENSYRYYNKETLLTVPVVKYYKQMGFKLEEMEGLVEGNTYYYLEQNFRNKIDQLCLQEQQIHNSYIAVKDWYELIQEAKLVLQNDVNEVSVKYIQPVTYCGMEQDFGYNYMESIINIEWTNHLESAENEITGPVILKFESFEEKMAGRCSRARIMQQAIHPCKDCLNRQTFGGFMAASVYHIGKHESIDEEYEKILNWAAKRGYKCGKESFERYVVDYWTTRDPAEFVSEVIVPIYRD